The Tachysurus vachellii isolate PV-2020 chromosome 15, HZAU_Pvac_v1, whole genome shotgun sequence nucleotide sequence acagcatgtattagttctgtgaaacaaagcaacgttactcacctattgaGAAGTGAAAAAGTGACCttggcgtcttaagtaaagttggctgcatattcacagattggagtttcacgagtcaataactcctgagctaaacgctgttactagcaaaatgcggttgtagctgcgcttctacattactacgatagaaaagaggtgttatttgtgtagtaacagcatttagctcaggagttattgactcgggaaactccaatctgtgaatatgcggccaacttcccgctccttcagttctctccagtgctggaaagctgatcctatattaacacatcctatattcctacttcttgccttatcgtaagcctttcttcactttctttctttgttttaatccTCCACGTCAATGTTAATACCGCTTTCTGCCAATATCACACTtgcgcactgaacacacactctgcccatattgacaaaacACGCCCCTTTAttctcattggctacacgttagttttgtatttgtcggcccgactcagttttctgaagcatttctcaaacaatttATAGAGATATATTTTGCAGTACAAGCACAAtatatttgtctttctgtccttaTTGCTAGGGCAGACCTGACACCGCTTTCTTTTAGAATCAAGTGGCCTCAGTGGGGTTGTGGCTGTGCTGGTTAAGGTTGAGACAGGGCTGGCTGTAGGCACTGATGTAGGATGTAGGCACTGATGCTCTTTGTGGTGCTGATGGTGTGGATGGGGTGCTAGGTATACTCTGTAGCTGTCTGACCAAGGCTGCGGTGCGGCAGCTGGGTCTCGGGGCACCCGTTCCCTTCGCTCAATGTGTGCCTTGACAAGGGAACCTCCTAGCTCCTCAAGAAACattctttgcttgttttttttggttgagtTCCACCCTAGGTGAATGTGGGTCTACAACACAAATGCATTGTATACAGACACATCTAGCATGTTATAAAACACAAGCATTGGCCATCTACTGGTCTTTCGCTGGCAAGTGTAGGTGGCAGTCAACTTGTCCAGGTTGTCCACTCctcctttgtttttattatagtcCAGGATTAGTATGGGCTTTTTGTCACTTGATGACACAGCTGCATCTTTGTAGAAAGTGGACATAAGTATGACACTCTCTTTTTTTGGACAATATGAAACAACATTGGTGGTGTCTGTAAAAGCGAATTTTGAAGAAAGAGGAGCCCTGTGCTTCACCTGTAAAATTTTAGTAGGCAGCtcaggtttattatttttttattgctccCACCATGGTAAGTTTGTTTCTTACCTTTCAAGATCTTGTCCAAGGTCAtagctggtaaaaaaaaatgtcacacGTGATGTTGTGACCCTGCAGTCCAGTAGTCATATCAAGGACTACacattttccttgttttttctcAGGGATGccacttatttttttgttcaaattgttcatttttaaaattattaaattgaatttctatatacagtaatagataAATGTGATGTATTTGTTATTGTAGTAATGGTAGTCTCGTGCTTCATCTTACACTGTGTCAATTTAAATTGACTTTACAACTTAATGAAGTAAAAGAATTAAAGCCAGACAAATTACACATGTGCTAAATGTGGCCCTAGGGCTACaaagttaatatttataaaacattaactTTGCAGCCCAAGGAAAGGAAGCCctgaaggaatttttttttgtccatcttTTAAAGTAAAGAGAAAAGTAGAGGCATGTCAATTGTTGAATGAACTTTTAATGTCATAGGTTAGTATCACATTTCAACAGtacaatgaattaattaatttaattaatgtaaataatgtaatttaatgCATCTCAGATGCCCCTTTACTCAATTCTGGTGCCTCTGTTTGCCAATTGAGCCCAACATGACCGTCCATCACAGTTAAGTGATATGGTTCCGATTCGTTTCGCTACCCAGAAGTTTGTGGAGCTCTGTGGCCTCTGGTGTTGCCGTCTTCCTAAACCTGGCACTGTTCTCTCTAAAGCTGGCCATTGGTGAGTGTGCTTTGGCTCCTGAAACCTTCACTGAAGTCTCAAAGGCCTTCCGGAGCTATAACATGACAAAGCAAACACAGTGAATTTGTGACTCTTTAGAAGGACCCTTTGAATTACAAATTAAGTCATTTGTACACTGCACTGTTTCTAGCTGGTCTCAAAAACTACAAAGGGTCTGGAACTGGCAAAGCcagtttttccttttctatctaaggggctttttacacctggtaacttcatacattttctgtgatcagatagctatccaaTCGCAAAAAGCCCAGGTCTAAATGCTctccgaaacgtttttgagAGGGATATAAATCcaatcgttcaaaccacttcaggaggtggtctgggacgcatttcagatgaaactgggcaggtgtaaatgaatgtggttgttcaagccacatacgtcagcgctatactcctcccaaacggaagtacatcactcgcaagtgactcacgagtcgtgcatcatgccagaaacaaataacatggacgACACGCAGGGTTGGAGCACTCGTGAAACGCAGGCACTTATTGCTCTTTGAAGCGATGAAAGcgtccaacaaaagctttgtaaaacatatagaaacaaaagtatatttgaaaaacacatgaagttTTGCATtctgattgcattctgaaaaccgcttataccaaagtgtgttccatttcaattaccccggaaatgaggtaaaatatatttgcgtTTTGGGCAGGAGTGGAAAGATTGGATTGATTTCTGATTCGCCAAgatgcatttatgtggcctaatgtaaatggaacagttttaacaaatcagatcgTATCagaaaaaatacatgaagtgGCTAAGTGTATAAAGGCCCTAAGATAAGCCTTTCCACAGAAGTCCAGATATGGATTTTTCTCACCTCTTTATGTGACACAACTCCTACAAGTCTCCCGACACTGGTGACATACGCATGGTCTAAAGCCATCATTGAGAAGATCTTGTGGACCTAAAGATTTTGAAAGAAAGATgttatcaataaagtaaaatgtcCGGTGTACAGTTACATGTCAGCCTGCTGGTTTGCACGCACCTTCTGCAGGGAGGTTCGTTCTAATATCTGTACAGAGGCAGGGTCAATCTTACAGAGGTTAAAGTCGACCTTTTCATCAAGCTGTTGCTCTTCCCACGTGATGATCTGGAACCAGTCACATGGATACACACATGGATCTTCTCAAAAGTTTAAAAACGATAAGATTTGATACCCTCAGTGGACCAGacagagttgttttttattggtccattatttaatattatttttgtaaatctcAGCTAGTCCCTACTGTCATGCGCTTTCTAGCACTTCAGTATAAAGTACCAATGGTGTGAGAAGCCACTTAAAATCTAAGCAATTAATTAAAATTCTACAGCTcgcaattaattaaaaatctgCAGCTCTTCCATTATGAGTGTGTACATGGCATGTATTATCACCTCTCTCATTGTCATAGTATCTTTCACATCGGGATCCTCCTAAATGGAAAAAATAGGTTTTTGCATTGCTTTTATATAGCATTTGGAAATCAATCAGAAAATGAAATTTGTGTATGGATAAAGGCGAATCAAGCTGAACATGAGAGCTCTCTTACCTCTATATCCACACTAGAATGGCCACACAAGAGGCTCTTAATGGTAACGTCTGAACCTTCGTAACCTGAGCAAGACATTAGAGATAGTAGAAATGTAGAAACATGGCCTGGTGGTAGGTTGATGTAATTGTTTAGTTTCTGATCCAGAAACTTGCTTTAGAATATGCACCAGCCGAATGGCAATCAGTTCCATCATCCATCACCCAGTTAGATGGGCTACGAATGAGATGGAAATGATCAAGAAAGAGCTCGCTTACTTTATGGATCTCCTTTTTGGATCAATTGCAATGAAATTCTGCTTTGTAGAaccattattatttctttctggaGTGATTTTTACTTTTCTGATTTTCTCCCTGAAGATTTTCTTATTCTCCCAAATAAGATCTCCTACCTTTGAATGAATCGTACAGTGATGGCTGCAGACTTTGAGCTACGATATTAGACActataacacaaaataatattgggaagactgacacacacaggaactACTGGTAATTGCACAAAATAATATTGGGAAGAGGAAGTTGATCTGACCGGTCAACTTGAACACTATCATGGCTGTGGAGATGGTATGAGAGGTGCTGCAGTAAATTAGTCGTACTGCTACCTTTTGCTAGCAACAGACTTTAAACACAATTTGCAGCTgggtgttgtttgttttgcgtCTGACACCGCAAAACCGAACCAATTACATATGACAGATGACACTGTGCCTTTCTTGGGAACGAGTTCTTCCCTGCTCACTGCCCtgttgtttgtgtatctctATGGCAAACGTGCAGGGGAGGGCTGAGCCTATTCGAAACTACGGGAGCCCAGAGGGGATGTTAAAGAGAAAACCGATTTTCATTCAAACAAGTCGACGTAAACTACACATTCGAGTAAATCGATAAAATTgatttatcgcccagccctagtttgGGCACGTTCACATTAACAGTTCTCCAAACTTGGAGGGTGCACAGGACAACCTCTGCAAGAAGGATGGGAAGCAATGAGAACCAAGCAATCCTCAGAAGGGAAACTTGCCACTAAAAAAGCCCCAGCTACCAACTGTCTCTGCCTCTGTTATGCTTTGATCTGCCCCTTCAGTAGAAGCTGTTGATCCCAGATCTGGCTTCTTATCCATCTGAAGATCCACCAGTGCTCTCATGCTCTACCTAGAGCAATTACCAGTagttcctgtgtgtgtcagtatgtgaaAGAAGCAGCAAATTTGTACCATTGGTGTAGTATGATTGTACAGTTGAGCTGCTACTAATGGGCTTGTTTGTGGTTGCCAGATGTGTAGGATGTGTAACACATTGTCTTGTGTTTTACCTCTCTCTATTAATGGTGAAGAAAATGACTCAGATGGTCCAACTACAGAGGTCTGAAAGACATCCACAGTTACAAAATGTTAGGACAGAAATGATTTCTAGTCCAATACTCATAATTTACTATATCTAGATACACTTTGTGGTTATGTTAAATCCCTCCTTCTTTGTTGCACTCCTTACCTCAAGGACATCTTCCTTGTTCTGAGCTTGCCGATGGATGTATTTGAGTCTCCGCATTCGGCTGAGCTGATTGGACAGCAGTGCCTGCAGCTGTGCACGCTCCATGGAACCCAGTAATTCCTTTGACTCTGGGGAAGGGAGACACACAATCGGAGGTCCACCAAGAAATCACTGCCTATAAACAGTGATTGCAGGATATATGGTAGGTCAGAGTCTGTGATGGATCGGAGGTGGTACCTTCACACTTTACTAAGGGAAGGGTCCTTAGTTTTGTGAGCAGGAGGTCCTGCAGGTCTCTGTAAGTGGAGTTCAGCGTGATGTATTTCACATCGTTCACCATGATGTCCTCCACATGAATGTCAGACTctctaaacagatacaaactGATTATATGCTGTCTGAAATCTAGAACATTATTGAAGCTGAAATATTGGACATTTAGGCATTTTTCACACTTTTCAGTCCAACAAATGCCTTTGCCACATGACAACTTCAAACTACTTAAAAATGTGGCTCTTTAGGAACATATTTGCTTATTAATCACTACACCGATGCTATAACTAATAAACAGATATTCTGAAAAACAAGTAACTGGCTCTTTAGGTTTAGAAAGTTAACACCTGAGACTATAAAGATGGACACTCACCCCTTGTGGTCCCAGCTAATGTCTACAGGATACGGAAGTTTCCGGATGCATATGAGCGAATCGTACAGTGATGGCTGCAGACTTTGAGCTATGATATTAGCCAgtataacacaaaataatattGGGAAGAGGAAGTTGATCTGACCGGTCAACTCGAACACTATCATGGCTGTGGAGATGGTATGAGTGGCTGCACCAGACATTGCTGCTGCTCCTgtatgcaaacaaaacaaagtacaTGATGCAACAGTTCAAGCAACTTCTtcgtgtgttttatttaagtgTGTTACCTGCTACAGCATAGCTTCCAGGTATTAAAGAGTAAACGGTGCCATTTGAATAAACTCCTTCAGGTAAAACAACAGCTGCCACTTCACCAACTAATCGGCCAAGACCTGCACCTAATCACACACGAGCACATCCACTTTATTACTTCATCAAACTTTTagatatttgtattatttaatcacAATAAATGATGACCACTACTTGATTTTCCTATATGGACTAGAAGCCAAcgttcagccatgatacagtgcccctggagcattgagggttaagggctttgctcaagggcccaacagtggcagcttgaaccccgatcctccaatcaacaacccagagtcttaaaTGGTTGAGCCTCCACTGCCCAGCTACAACTACATGCACATGCTCTAAACACACTTACCAATGACAAAAGCAGGTACAAAAGCTCCACAGGGGACAGGCATGGAGATGGCCACCGCTGACATGAAGAACTGAACACAAATATTAAACTTTAAGCTTTAAGCTGGattctttgttatttaaatattaacaatacAAGTGTTTTTCTATCTTCATGCTAACCTTCATGATTAACGAGATAGCGAGTGTGCCGAAGACGTTGACTCGTGGGTGTTTCCATGCCACGGAATGGTCCGAGTGATCAAAATGGTGGCCTTCAAAATGTTTTGACCAGGTATGGTTGTCAAAAAGTGCGAGGAGAGTTTCCCTCTGAGTGAGCTGTAGAGGAAGTGAGGAGAGGCAAGCAGGAAGTGATGCCGTATGCAATCTGGATTAAGGGAGGTGTGGATAGTGTCTTAAACGAATGAACTATGGTTGATTTGTGTGCGTGTTCGTTACCTCGCCTGCCATGAACTGTCCAAATCCAGGAGGAAAGGTCAATGTAGAGATAACCAGCGTGACAATAACGGGATACAGCACAcgactacacaaacacacacatttttttactaAACCAGTAACTTTTAACTCCCAGAAGTCAGCTTCAaagacatatttatttaaagatagaAATTGAGTTATTCACTAATATCAAGgttaatgattttaaaagttTCCCAGACACACtgtctttttttatgtaaaaatctGAGAGTTTCGCCTCCTGAGGTTTACATTTATGTCTTGTTCCCTCAACCCCTTAAAAAGGCTCATTTCACAAATTTGACCAAAAAAGGGCATAGATTGTCGTTAAGAGTGAAAAAATAAGACGGAGAATGACAGATGTAAGTgtagttattgacattttaaaaacataattgATGTGTATTAAACAAGTGCTTGTACAATATGGGACATGAAGTTCTGTTAAATCATTTAAGAAGTTTGTGTGAGAAAGACAacagtttaaaatgattattgcaggttttttttttcatgcttgttttattgtttattctttttatgcagaaatgttttaaaaagcgCAGTATTTCTGGGTAAATTTCATGCTAACTCAAGTATAAGGCTTATGTTAAATGTTAAGATTGTTCACTGATCTCTTTACTAAATTCATGCTTTGTATTAGGGCTGGgcaataaaacgataacgatatgtatcgcaaTAGACACATGATCAATATCAATAGaaaatgtgtttgataaaacgctctattttttattctttgtcggaAGAAAACCGAGGTTGTGAAGCAaatttggttgcattaacaaaggcactcactttCTGGTAACCTATCAAcctagggagtgacacgctaacagccaatcatgtaacagtatcaagtttggttgcgccatattgttgtctcgtgctggtctgctggattcctcttcagtaaccggcgactgataagcagaaaatgagcagCAGCGAGCGagcaaattgtaaataaaagaggaaaagatgtTACAgctgtatctcagtctacctcagttttatttatgtttacaaaacactgcacatattttaaaacactttattcaccagaaggtgaacagctagtgaacttcctatgTAGcgctaaacttgcactaaattctcacgtttatatttaactctttgcactattttattacactttattaagcatgtTCTTTCATtatgcaccttaaatgttaagagataattgttaagtgttcattgtgactttagacttatgtatacattttaattatttgagttttcctggttgttgacgtttctgtcttaataactgagggaattatgatcagaggaaggttaagtttaaaataaaaatgtttaaatgtaatatttttctcctggtccttattttaaatgggtcataaaaaatatcaataattattgatattgaccgatatgaaacactgatatcatgatacagttttcagccatgcGCCCAGCCCTACTTTTAGGTATTAGGAAGggcaaaaaatgtatttgtcttCCTATTGTGTTATTGCTAGTCGCTGTTGTATAATTGTGTGAATAAAAGTGTGATACAAAAACTAAGTGCCCTTCTTTATACATCTGAATTCACACTAATTTGTATTAGGGACAGCAAGATGTAGTCAAGAGCCTGATTTTAGtatttctattaaaaacaatgaaatatgtgattttagaaaaataatttcACCACATCACTAAGCTTCCacatttgttttccttttgGGCAAATATGTGGATGTGCTTGTCCTGGAATTCTGCTAAACCACTCACGTCTTGGCGAGGAACCTGCTAATGCGGTGAGGACTCCTGATGAAACGCACCATTACGCCGTTCACAAAGACAAAACATGCTCCAAAAAGCCCACTTAGAATCCTGCAAACAAATACagggagagaaataaatataccAAACTGACGAAATAATTATTCACACTGCTTGACTTGTAATTTCTTGTATTTTCATAGTAAACCACAAaatttgaaaattaaaattagaaataaaattcagGTGCagtgaaaaatattattattactattattgttattattttttgtgtaatttgtttttaaattatttacttttatcaaTATTTATATTGGATTTTTCTCAATATAACTTacctttactttttattatatgttgcatctcaatttttttttgtgtgtgtttattttataacacccacacacatacacttacccAAGGATGGTGAAGGACAGAAACTCATGGAGTTCATAGGGAAATTCCAGACGAAAATCAGTGTTAAATAGAGGAataatattttctgtaaaagaagcaaaacattttataataataataataataataatattagtagtagttgttgttagtgtaatattatattatttatatatttatatataaattatttatatattatatataatat carries:
- the LOC132858139 gene encoding chloride channel protein 2-like — its product is MASVEPEEKTTLHSEMQQMYGCTDEPKNRSRYMDRLTEPRQTVESSQKVTRNSLWKTFIIWHIGEDWIILILLGIIPGFLSWAMDYGIDFGLHSTRKLYEMAHYNVFLQYLAWISVPILLICFATIFTCFVGPQAAGSGIPEMKTIVKGVMVKDHLSLNTLLAKLVGLTCALGSGMPLGKESPFVHIGSICALQLHRLRAFIGGVKASESQAIELLITGAGVGIACCFGSPIGGILYSIEVATSFFMVRCYWKCYVAATISAFIFRILPVWSGKNENIIPLFNTDFRLEFPYELHEFLSFTILGILSGLFGACFVFVNGVMVRFIRSPHRISRFLAKTRVLYPVIVTLVISTLTFPPGFGQFMAGELTQRETLLALFDNHTWSKHFEGHHFDHSDHSVAWKHPRVNVFGTLAISLIMKFFMSAVAISMPVPCGAFVPAFVIGAGLGRLVGEVAAVVLPEGVYSNGTVYSLIPGSYAVAGAAAMSGAATHTISTAMIVFELTGQINFLFPILFCVILANIIAQSLQPSLYDSLICIRKLPYPVDISWDHKGESDIHVEDIMVNDVKYITLNSTYRDLQDLLLTKLRTLPLVKCEESKELLGSMERAQLQALLSNQLSRMRRLKYIHRQAQNKEDVLETSVVGPSESFSSPLIERGYEGSDVTIKSLLCGHSSVDIEEDPDVKDTMTMREIITWEEQQLDEKVDFNLCKIDPASVQILERTSLQKVHKIFSMMALDHAYVTSVGRLVGVVSHKELRKAFETSVKVSGAKAHSPMASFRENSARFRKTATPEATELHKLLGSETNRNHIT